The genomic DNA CGATGACTGTCGATGAGTTCGAGAAGACCAATATTGGTCAACTCAAGGGCAGCTTGCAGATTGTGGCCACCGACCTCTCGCCGACCATGTTGATCAACTGTAAATCCGGTGAGTACGACAGTCTGGCGATGGGGCGTGGGCTTTCTCAGGAACGACTGCAGCGCTATTTCGACCCCAAGGGGCCGGGGCGCTGGGTGGTCAAGCCGGCGATTCGTAGCCGTATCGAGTTTCGTCCGCTGAACCTGTTGGACAGTTACGCCAGCCTGGGCAAGTTCGATGTGGTGTTCTGCCGTAACGTGCTGATCTATTTTTCGGCCGAGGTGAAGAAGGACATCCTCACGCGCATTCATGCCATGTTGAAGCCCGGCGGTTATCTGTTCCTGGGGGCGTCTGAAGCGCTCAATGGCTTGCCTAACCACTACCAGATGGTGCAATGCAGTCCCGGGATTATCTACAAAGCGAAGTAGTTATCGCAGGGTTCAAAAAACGGGACGCCAGTGGCCTCCCGTTTTTTATTCCGACCTTACAAGCTGCTGGCCTTAACCGCAGGCGTAAATGGCAGGCATTTGCTGTGAGTATCCGGCTCAAGATAAGGCTGCAGAATCGGCGCCATGCCTTTGAGCACCTGTACCGGTAGCGCTGAGGTGAAGCGGAAGCTTTCTGCCGCGCGGCCAGGGACGAAGGCAGTAAGGGTGCCGAAGTGACGTGGGCCGAGGTAGAAGACAAAGGTTGCTGTGCGGTTCATCGCGCGTGAGCTGAGTACCCGGCCACCGGCGCCGACGGTTTCGATGCGGTTATCACCGGTGCCGGTTTTGCCGCCGACTTTCAGCGGTTGGCTGTCAGCCTGAGTAAAGCT from Pseudomonas anguilliseptica includes the following:
- the cheR gene encoding protein-glutamate O-methyltransferase CheR; translated protein: MSTGNLDFEQFRTFLEKACGILLGTNKQYLVSSRLNKLMEQNSIKTLGELVQRMQSQPRSGLREQVVDAMTTNETLWFRDTYPFEVLKKRVLPEMIKASPGQRLRIWSAACSSGQEPYSLSMTVDEFEKTNIGQLKGSLQIVATDLSPTMLINCKSGEYDSLAMGRGLSQERLQRYFDPKGPGRWVVKPAIRSRIEFRPLNLLDSYASLGKFDVVFCRNVLIYFSAEVKKDILTRIHAMLKPGGYLFLGASEALNGLPNHYQMVQCSPGIIYKAK